The Leucoraja erinacea ecotype New England chromosome 19, Leri_hhj_1, whole genome shotgun sequence genome has a segment encoding these proteins:
- the pgap4 gene encoding transmembrane protein 246: MTGLMFLLRRALRPPWMQLLLVYVLVLAVLLPLIGQGKRHSYYFRASAHLAGLTEQALADSLERAEEAESYFREAADGGDGGEDGEKPHMAVVIVTTVRSQGAEYRYYLQVAAALHRLLRRCPWCRHYRLMGCNVHPWPAEHWQAEGAASRLVPVVRRFADGGDGQPQPEPESERFEKEKADYLFCLSRGLALQPRYVLVMEDDALPSPDLFPVLRDVLERRLAARDPLYVKLYHPERLQGFLHPEPARIMEWAGLGALGGGLLFYLHRRLTGGWASSLSSSLAFCALAALCMLAAEGYGRVYLLEARRASPQLYAMSPASHCCTPAMAFTARGAARALRYLRARRCRSGFAKDSALYEALRDEGDTAYVVEPNLVSHIGLYSTLRGVIEQPSL, encoded by the coding sequence ATGACAGGCCTGATGTTCTTGCTCCGCCGAGCCCTGCGGCCGCCCTGGATGCAGCTGCTGCTGGTGTACGTGCTGGTGCTGGCGGTGCTGCTGCCGCTGATCGGACAAGGCAAGCGGCACTCGTACTACTTCCGCGCCTCGGCCCACCTAGCCGGGCTGACGGAGCAGGCCCTGGCCGACAGCCTGGAGCGGGCCGAGGAAGCCGAGAGCTACTTCCGTGAGGCCGcggatggaggggatggaggggaggacggGGAGAAGCCGCACATGGCGGTGGTGATAGTCACCACGGTGCGGTCTCAGGGAGCCGAGTACCGCTACTACCTACAGGTAGCCGCCGCCCTGCACCGCCTGCTCCGCCGCTGCCCCTGGTGCCGGCACTACCGCCTGATGGGCTGCAACGTCCACCCGTGGCCGGCCGAGCACTGGCAGGCGGAGGGGGCGGCGTCCAGGCTGGTGCCCGTGGTCCGGCGCTTCGCAGACGGCGGGGACGGGCAGCCGCAGCCGGAGCCGGAGTCGGAGCGCTTCGAGAAGGAGAAGGCGGACTACCtcttctgcctgtcccgcggccTGGCCCTGCAACCCCGCTACGTGTTGGTGATGGAGGACGATGCCTTGCCTTCCCCCGACCTCTTCCCCGTGTTGCGGGACGTGTTGGAGCGGCGCCTGGCCGCCCGCGACCCGCTCTACGTGAAGCTCTACCACCCGGAGAGGCTGCAGGGTTTCCTTCATCCCGAGCCGGCCCGGATCATGGAGTGGGCCGGTCTAGGAGCGCTGGGAGGCGGTCTCCTCTTCTACCTGCACCGCCGGCTGACGGGCGGCTGGGCCTCCTCCTTGTCGTCGTCCCTGGCTTTCTGCGCCCTGGCCGCTCTGTGCATGTTGGCGGCCGAGGGCTACGGCCGCGTCTACCTGCTGGAGGCTCGCCGGGCCAGCCCGCAACTCTACGCCATGTCGCCCGCGTCTCACTGCTGTACTCCCGCCATGGCCTTCACTGCCCGCGGCGCCGCCAGGGCCCTGCGTTACCTCCGCGCCCGCCGCTGCCGCTCCGGCTTCGCCAAGGACTCGGCGCTGTACGAGGCGCTGAGGGACGAGGGGGACACGGCGTACGTGGTGGAGCCCAACCTGGTCTCACACATCGGACTCTACTCCACGCTGCGGGGGGTGATCGAGCAGCCCAGTCTGTAG